The genomic DNA CGACAAAAGTGCTCTCGGCAATGGTCTGCTCTTCTGGTGCATCGATCACGATCGGTACGCCATCATTGACCAGGTAACCTTCAACCCCGTAAAGCACTTTGATTCCGGCCTTTTTACCGGCTTGGTAAGCCTCGGGAAACGCTTGAACCACGCCGTGATCGGTGATGGCGATGGCCGGATGCCCCCATTGAGCGGCCAGCTTGACCGCGGCAGCTGCCTCTGCGGTGGCGTCCATGGCGCTCATCTTGGTATGAAGATGAAGCTCGATTCGCTTTTCCGGCGCCAGATCCATCCGTTTGACCGGCTCCGCCCGATTGATATCCGAAACCATCAGGTTCAATTCTTTGGAATACGGGTCGTATTGCAAACTGCCCCGGATGGTTATCCAGACGCCCTCTCTCAGGTGCTCTTCGATCTGATGTTCGCCCCGGGGGAAAATTTTAAAACTGATCGAGTCGCTATAATCCGTCAAATCTCCCAGGTAGAATTTCTTGCCCGTCTTCGAAACCTTGGCCTCCCAGCGACAAACTTCGCCCCGGATCACCACGCCTTCCTGCTCCTCATGCAGTTGATTGATGGGGATCGGCTCAGCGTTAATTCTTTTGCCGTAGATTTCGGAACTGTTCCCGGATTTCCCACTCGGGGCCGTCCTTTCCTGGGGAGGCGGAGCTGATTTGAGCAAAGCCTGAATCGCCTCGGCTTCCTCTTGTTCCATCCGGCTTTGCGTATCCAGAATCTGTTCTTCAAAATCTCCGACCACAAACTCCAGCCGCAGCCTTTCCAGCACAAAATCCTGGAGCAACTCCGCCAGCTCTTCATGGCGGCGGCTCAAATAGGAAACCCCGGCGTCGTTCCGGACTTGTACCTCCAGCAGGCGATCCTGTAGCAAACGAAACTTGGCCTCGATGAGCCATCCGTTCACTCCCGGAAACTTGGCGGCCGCAGCCATACTGAAACGGTTCCAGTTGCTATCCAGCCGTTCTTGCAGCGTGGGAAGATTGCTGGGACAGACTACCTTAATCTTCACTTTGGAGATGCCGAGTGGCATGGATTGCAATGCATCCTCAAGTTCGGCAAGCTGCTCCGGCAAGAGGTCATTGGCCAACAAAAGCGTGATCGTCCAAGAAGAGTCTTTGGTATTCACCAAAATCTCCTGGATAAGGCCTCCCTCCAAAACTGGAGTGATTGGAAAAGAAAAGGAGACTTCTTCAATCCCCTTAAATACTTTTAATGATCGGTTATCCGGTTTAATCAGGTATTGTTCGGACATTCCTTGCTCCCAGATATCGGTCTATGAATTTATTCGACACAACCGTGTTTTTACTTGGAATACTTAACGATTTTCGCTCAAACACTGCCGGATGAAGGATGCGGCCCGGGTCGTCACTTCAGTCAAGGGCCAACGTTCCTCGGCTCCGGTCTGGCGATATTTGACTTCGACCTCACCTTGAGCCAGCCCTTTGGGCCCAACTGTGATTCGAATCGGAATTCCTATCAAGTCGGCATCCTTAAACTTAACACCAGGCCGCTCGTTGCGGTCGTCCACCAATACCTCGATCCCCGCTTCATTCAACTGTTTGTATAAATCCGCCGCGACTTGGAGCTGATCAGCGCTCACCGCCACGATATGCACTTGGAACGGGGCGATGGCCATCGGCCACTTGATGCCATTGGCATCATAATTTTGCTCAATCGCTGCGGCCATCGTCCGGCTGACGCCGATTCCGTAACAACCCATCACCATCAGTTGACTTTGGCCTTTCTCATCCAGGTAAGTCGCACCCAGCGCTTTGCTGTATTTGGTGCCCAATTTGAAGATCTGGCCGGCCTCGATCCCCCGGACCTGTTGCAGATGCCCATGGCAACGCGGACACGCTTCACCCGGGTTGGCGGTTCGGAGATCGGTGTAGTTAACATTGACAAAGTCCCGCTCCGGCTCGACATTCCGGTAATGATAGCCCTCCCGGTTGGCTCCCACGACCACTTGATGCATTTCTTTAACCAGATTATCGGCATAAATGGTAATTTTTTCATCAAGCCCCACCGGCCCGACATAGCCCACCGGCAAACCGTAAACCTCGTGCAATTCTTCGGGAGATGCCAGATAAAGGTTCTTTCCGCCCAGGCTGTTATATAGCTTAATCTCATTAACCTGGTCGCAACCTCGCACCAGTACCGCGATGTAACCATCGCCGGTTCCGTAAAAGAGAGTCTTTACCGTCTGTTCGGGAGCGACTTTCAGAAAGGCGGAAACTTCATCGATGGTTTTTTGACCCGGTGTCTCTATCAGCTCCAAGGGCACCATCGTACCACCACTGGCTACGGGTACTTTGGATACCGCCTTTTCGATGTTGGCCGCATAATTGCAGGCGTCGCAGTAGAGGATCAGGGCTTCCCCGGCTTCGGCCAACACCATGAATTCTTGGCTGACATTGCCACCGATGGCGCCGGAATCGGCTTCCACCGGCCGGAACTTCAAGCCGCACCGCGTAAATACCTTGGTGTAAGCGCGATACATCGCCTGATAGCTTTCCTCCAGACCGGCCTCGTCCAGATCAAACGAATATAAATCCTTCATGATGAACTCCCTGCCGCGCATCAGCCCGAAGCGTGGCCGGATCTCGTCACGGTATTTATTTTGAATCTGATAGAGCCGCAAAGGAAGATCGCGATAGGAGCGGATGTCATTCTTCACTACCGTCGTAATGATCTCTTCGTGAGTAGGTCCCAGACAAAATTCCCGTTTATGCCGGTCCACCAGACGAAACATCTCGTCGCCGTATACTTCCCACCGGCCGCTCTCTTTCCAGATCTCAGCGGGTTGGACGATCGGAAGAGCCAATTCCTGTCCTTCTTCCCGATCCATTTCTTCGCGGACGATCTTGGCAATCTTGCCGATGACCCGCTGCGCCAGAGGCAAGAAAGTATACATGCCGGCGGCCGACTTCCGAATCATGCCGGCCCGCAGCATCAATTGGTGGCTGATGATCTCGGCTTCGGCCGGCGTCTCCCGTAAAGTCGGCGCAAATAGTTTTGATTGTCGCATCCAGATACCCCCGTTAATTGCTATATAAGTTGAATTAAATTTCTAAGATGCATCATGTCCCGTAAGCCTTCCATGATGGATAAATTAAGGAATTTAATTCAACTTATTACCGCTGTAATAGGATGAAATAAACTCCGATTTAATTCTTTTGCATTCGGCTTTAGGAATGCAAAATACAGAAAAAATTTATTTCATCCTATATGTCGCAACATACCGTTACACCGGAAAATGTTGCGATTCCTTTACTCATTCCCAAGCCGGACTGAGTCCGCTATTTGCCGCAA from Hydrogenispora ethanolica includes the following:
- a CDS encoding proline--tRNA ligase, whose translation is MRQSKLFAPTLRETPAEAEIISHQLMLRAGMIRKSAAGMYTFLPLAQRVIGKIAKIVREEMDREEGQELALPIVQPAEIWKESGRWEVYGDEMFRLVDRHKREFCLGPTHEEIITTVVKNDIRSYRDLPLRLYQIQNKYRDEIRPRFGLMRGREFIMKDLYSFDLDEAGLEESYQAMYRAYTKVFTRCGLKFRPVEADSGAIGGNVSQEFMVLAEAGEALILYCDACNYAANIEKAVSKVPVASGGTMVPLELIETPGQKTIDEVSAFLKVAPEQTVKTLFYGTGDGYIAVLVRGCDQVNEIKLYNSLGGKNLYLASPEELHEVYGLPVGYVGPVGLDEKITIYADNLVKEMHQVVVGANREGYHYRNVEPERDFVNVNYTDLRTANPGEACPRCHGHLQQVRGIEAGQIFKLGTKYSKALGATYLDEKGQSQLMVMGCYGIGVSRTMAAAIEQNYDANGIKWPMAIAPFQVHIVAVSADQLQVAADLYKQLNEAGIEVLVDDRNERPGVKFKDADLIGIPIRITVGPKGLAQGEVEVKYRQTGAEERWPLTEVTTRAASFIRQCLSENR